In Pseudobacter ginsenosidimutans, the following are encoded in one genomic region:
- a CDS encoding Gldg family protein, translating into MRIITRIAKNELRHLFYSPVAWFLAIVMLVMCAAYYTNLMYLIAKIGSITNKVNPLAALENIDSNTYNIYSGPIGFFVKALNQLYLFVPLLTMAVISREFNSGTIKLLYSSPIKLRQIVLGKYLGMMVFCFMLIMIAALFIVVGYFNIKNLDLPPLLSGLLALYLLLCALTAIGFFMSSLTHYQIISAIASFTLLFVLSKIGGLWQKIEFVRDITWFLSISGRTEKMITGLITSKDIMYYLLIIFMFIGFTYLKLNDGLEKRPWFIRTVRYLAVVLISLSVGYLSSRPVATAYLDTTAQQLNTAHPSTQEIIRSLNDGPLEVTLYVNIFDRNSSTYSYGLPERRNIYLDEYWEFYQRFKPDINYRYEYYYAVLPGDSTMYKRFPGKSLTQIAGLVAKIAQIDSSLLRSPEQMSNKAELASENYTLYIKLKYKDRSAILRPAFTRTRWPNQQTVNAAISQLLDIPVPKIYFLTGQLERSIYKKGEREFFAHTISKENRQSLINLGFDADSLNLSVSDIPASASVLVVADPRMVFPEPVLAKLQQFIRSGGNMLIMGEPGKQHVLNPLLHETGVQLMDGQLVQIHKNATPEKITGQLEKEATDLSGEDAFRYHKHLLSLGIKKEKISYGSAGVAALSVTEKKDFEIKPLVLTQPGKAWLKAGKLVTDSSAPVFNLQEGDKVENNFPVAMQLTRKINQKEQRIIVAGDADIMSALREFEILTRSAYSWTSYNKFPVYTPVPFAEDNMYTITVPLASVQKTIFIWIVPALVLIAGTVILLRRKRK; encoded by the coding sequence ATGCGAATAATTACAAGGATTGCAAAAAATGAACTTCGCCATCTCTTCTATTCTCCCGTGGCCTGGTTCCTCGCAATTGTGATGTTGGTGATGTGTGCTGCTTACTACACCAACCTGATGTACCTGATAGCGAAAATAGGATCAATAACCAACAAGGTAAACCCTTTAGCAGCGCTGGAGAATATAGACTCCAATACTTACAATATCTACAGCGGCCCTATTGGTTTTTTCGTAAAGGCGCTTAATCAGCTCTACCTGTTTGTACCCCTTCTCACGATGGCCGTCATCAGCAGGGAATTCAACAGCGGAACCATCAAACTATTGTATTCTTCCCCCATCAAGCTCAGGCAGATCGTTCTTGGAAAATATTTAGGCATGATGGTATTCTGTTTTATGCTGATAATGATCGCTGCTCTTTTTATAGTGGTCGGTTATTTCAATATCAAGAATCTCGATCTTCCTCCGCTGCTTTCCGGTTTACTGGCGCTGTACCTGCTGCTCTGTGCGTTGACAGCTATCGGATTTTTTATGTCGAGCCTCACGCATTACCAGATCATCTCCGCCATTGCCAGCTTTACGTTGTTATTCGTATTGTCGAAGATTGGAGGCCTCTGGCAAAAAATTGAATTTGTAAGAGACATTACCTGGTTCCTTTCCATTTCAGGGAGAACGGAAAAAATGATAACGGGGCTGATCACTTCCAAAGACATTATGTATTACCTGCTGATCATCTTCATGTTCATTGGGTTCACTTACCTGAAACTGAATGATGGACTTGAAAAAAGACCCTGGTTTATCAGGACTGTCAGGTATCTCGCTGTTGTGCTGATCAGTTTATCGGTTGGCTATCTCAGTTCAAGACCTGTAGCCACTGCTTACCTGGACACTACGGCGCAGCAGCTCAATACAGCACATCCCAGTACGCAGGAAATTATCCGATCTTTAAATGATGGTCCTTTGGAAGTAACCCTGTACGTTAATATATTCGATCGTAATTCATCCACCTATTCGTACGGACTACCTGAAAGGCGCAATATTTACCTCGATGAATATTGGGAATTCTATCAGCGATTCAAACCTGACATAAATTACAGGTATGAATATTATTATGCTGTGTTACCAGGAGACAGTACCATGTACAAAAGATTTCCGGGAAAATCATTGACGCAGATTGCAGGGCTGGTTGCCAAAATAGCTCAGATCGATTCTTCTTTATTGAGATCTCCTGAGCAAATGTCCAATAAGGCCGAACTGGCATCTGAAAATTACACGCTCTACATCAAATTAAAATATAAGGACCGGTCTGCCATTCTCCGGCCTGCCTTTACCAGAACCCGCTGGCCCAACCAGCAAACTGTGAACGCGGCTATAAGCCAGTTACTGGATATCCCCGTTCCAAAAATTTACTTTCTTACCGGTCAACTGGAAAGAAGTATTTACAAGAAAGGAGAAAGAGAATTTTTTGCGCATACTATCAGTAAAGAAAACAGGCAATCACTGATCAATCTTGGCTTCGATGCAGACTCCCTGAATTTGTCTGTAAGCGATATACCTGCATCTGCTTCCGTACTGGTTGTGGCTGATCCCCGGATGGTATTCCCGGAACCTGTGCTGGCCAAACTGCAACAGTTTATCAGGTCCGGCGGGAATATGCTGATCATGGGAGAGCCAGGTAAACAACATGTATTGAATCCACTGCTTCATGAAACTGGTGTTCAACTGATGGATGGTCAACTTGTACAGATCCACAAGAATGCAACACCGGAAAAGATAACCGGCCAGTTGGAAAAGGAAGCCACTGATCTGTCAGGTGAAGATGCGTTCAGGTATCACAAACATCTGTTATCGTTAGGGATCAAAAAGGAAAAGATCAGCTATGGCTCCGCCGGTGTAGCCGCCCTGTCTGTAACTGAGAAAAAAGATTTTGAAATAAAACCCCTGGTATTGACCCAACCCGGCAAAGCATGGCTGAAAGCCGGAAAGTTGGTGACAGATTCTTCCGCTCCCGTTTTCAATCTACAGGAAGGCGACAAAGTGGAAAACAATTTTCCTGTTGCGATGCAACTGACAAGAAAGATCAATCAAAAAGAACAAAGGATCATCGTGGCCGGAGATGCAGATATCATGAGTGCACTCAGGGAATTCGAGATACTGACACGTTCTGCCTACAGCTGGACTTCCTATAACAAATTCCCGGTTTATACTCCTGTTCCTTTTGCAGAGGATAACATGTATACCATTACAGTTCCCCTGGCATCTGTTCAGAAAACTATTTTCATCTGGATCGTTCCGGCATTGGTGCTCATAGCAGGTACTGTGATCCTTTTAAGAAGAAAAAGAAAATAA
- a CDS encoding ABC transporter permease subunit, whose translation MKVIYSIAKNEFRYLFYSPIAWFVLLVFMVQCGYFYSDSMYPLANAQDVYVKNSPDFKGFKEPLTLITFIDGRFFPNIMQNLFLFLPILTMGLISRESNSGTSALLFSSPVSIRRIVLGKYLGIMLYNLLLVLVAAIFVVAGMLVIRDVDYGLLLSALLSFYLLVCAYSAIGLFMSSLSSYQVVSAMATFSAIFILSQIGGLWQRYDLVRDLTWFLSLQDRTIKMLHGLIVTRDIIYFILVTLMFIAFTYLRLMGKMEFRPWYIRAGKYLAVSGMILLIGYFSARPMLTGYLDATATQRNTLHPNTQAVLKEFGDSTLEVTLYVDLLDKYAARGLPESRNSDYLAKLWDRYLRFKPDIKFNYVYYYGYDPVIDDSLLLKRFRGMGVEDIVKEYCSLLEFSPSYFKPATQLKVGADLRSQDYATLIQLKYKGRTAYVRTYDDPKFWPNESNMIPGLKRILGHPIPSIGFSSGSLERGVYKKGERDYSVHTAAKRTRMALVNNGFDVDTINLTTSDIPDQLSALVIADPKRELSAEVQNKISQYVNKGGNLMINGEPGKQSVLNPVLSQFGMQLAIGQLVYPTYDETPDKVISYLTANSKELWAKFIDTGKTKFNDTLALLMPGATQVINSGVAGWRSDTLATTMPGRTWLKMGQVVIDSTLPPFNALDGDIRLSSFPTVQRLRRPGNGKEQRVIITGDADYASNLRLNKNFSYLTPTYSWITNNLFPVYTPKKADKDVMLNIGERVGYYQKIIFVWVLPALFLISGTILLIRRKRK comes from the coding sequence ATGAAAGTCATTTACAGTATAGCGAAAAATGAGTTTCGATACTTGTTTTATTCACCCATTGCCTGGTTTGTATTGCTGGTATTTATGGTGCAATGCGGTTACTTCTACTCTGATTCAATGTATCCTTTGGCCAATGCCCAGGACGTATATGTGAAAAATTCTCCTGACTTCAAGGGCTTCAAGGAACCTTTAACATTGATCACTTTTATCGATGGAAGGTTTTTTCCCAATATCATGCAAAATCTTTTCCTCTTCCTGCCCATTCTCACAATGGGTTTGATCAGCAGGGAAAGCAATAGCGGCACCAGCGCACTGCTGTTCTCCTCTCCTGTCAGCATCAGGAGGATCGTGCTGGGAAAATACCTGGGCATCATGCTTTACAACCTGCTGCTGGTATTGGTGGCAGCCATCTTTGTAGTGGCCGGAATGCTTGTTATCCGTGATGTGGATTATGGTTTACTCCTGTCTGCCCTGCTGAGTTTCTATTTGCTGGTATGCGCCTATTCTGCCATTGGCCTGTTCATGAGCAGCCTCAGTTCTTACCAGGTTGTATCAGCTATGGCCACCTTTTCAGCGATCTTTATCCTCAGTCAGATCGGAGGTCTGTGGCAGCGATATGATCTTGTAAGAGATCTCACCTGGTTCCTTTCACTTCAGGATCGTACAATTAAAATGCTGCATGGACTGATCGTTACCAGGGATATCATTTATTTCATTCTGGTTACTTTGATGTTCATTGCCTTCACCTATCTCAGATTAATGGGGAAGATGGAATTCAGACCCTGGTATATCAGGGCAGGAAAATACTTAGCTGTATCAGGCATGATATTACTTATCGGCTACTTCAGCGCCCGCCCGATGCTTACCGGATACCTCGATGCAACTGCAACACAAAGGAACACACTGCATCCAAACACGCAGGCTGTATTGAAAGAGTTTGGCGACAGTACACTGGAAGTTACACTGTATGTAGATTTGCTGGATAAGTATGCTGCCAGAGGCCTTCCCGAAAGCCGGAATTCAGATTATCTCGCAAAACTCTGGGACCGCTATCTCAGGTTCAAACCAGATATTAAATTCAACTATGTATATTATTACGGCTATGATCCGGTCATTGACGACAGCTTATTGCTGAAGCGGTTCCGTGGTATGGGTGTGGAGGATATTGTAAAGGAATATTGCAGCTTGCTTGAATTCAGTCCTTCTTATTTCAAACCGGCAACACAATTGAAGGTCGGTGCAGATCTTCGTTCACAGGATTATGCAACATTGATACAACTGAAATACAAGGGACGCACTGCCTATGTGCGCACCTATGATGATCCCAAATTCTGGCCGAATGAAAGCAATATGATTCCCGGCCTCAAACGCATACTTGGTCATCCGATCCCTTCGATCGGATTCAGTTCCGGGTCCCTGGAAAGAGGCGTCTACAAAAAAGGTGAAAGAGATTATTCAGTCCACACTGCTGCGAAAAGAACCCGTATGGCCCTTGTCAATAACGGATTCGATGTTGATACGATCAATCTTACTACCTCGGATATCCCCGATCAGTTGTCGGCGCTCGTGATCGCTGATCCTAAAAGAGAACTGAGTGCAGAAGTGCAAAACAAGATCAGTCAGTACGTGAACAAAGGTGGTAATCTGATGATCAACGGAGAACCGGGAAAACAATCTGTGCTCAATCCCGTTTTGTCGCAGTTCGGAATGCAACTGGCAATCGGACAGCTTGTATATCCCACTTATGATGAAACGCCTGATAAAGTGATTTCCTATCTCACTGCGAACAGCAAAGAGCTATGGGCTAAATTTATCGACACAGGCAAAACAAAATTCAATGATACCCTCGCTCTCCTTATGCCGGGAGCAACCCAGGTAATTAACTCGGGTGTTGCCGGCTGGCGATCAGATACACTGGCTACCACGATGCCCGGAAGAACCTGGCTGAAAATGGGACAGGTAGTGATCGATTCCACGCTCCCTCCCTTCAATGCGCTGGATGGAGATATCAGGTTATCATCCTTTCCTACTGTGCAACGTCTGAGAAGGCCGGGCAACGGTAAGGAACAACGGGTGATCATTACAGGAGATGCTGACTATGCCAGCAATTTGAGGCTGAATAAGAACTTTTCCTATCTAACGCCAACCTATAGCTGGATCACCAACAATCTGTTCCCCGTGTATACTCCAAAAAAGGCTGACAAAGATGTTATGCTCAATATTGGTGAACGCGTAGGCTATTATCAGAAAATTATTTTCGTCTGGGTATTACCAGCTTTATTCTTAATCTCAGGAACGATCCTTTTGATCCGTCGAAAAAGAAAATAA
- a CDS encoding MutS-related protein, with product MYLQTDEQTIEDLRIFGKRDSQGLFDLYNHSHTRGAEAVLKEMFTRPLSDQQEINRRSDIINSFSGMNMRFPFEGALFDMAEKYLLAADEQKKQGTQQAVLSEKEISNGVTALITLVQQIKTFIESKEVIAMASYTREREAIASLLLDPAFEPVMREQQKSKLSYAAITAYDLLFRHRERDKIERLLAQIYQLDVYLSVAKVARDRKFVFPKALEKGKSILRLKGVYHPELAKPVSNNFSMDASHNVVFLTGANMAGKSTFLRSVSTAVYVAHIGFPVAAEEMEFSVLDGIYTTINLPDNLGIGASHFYAEVLRVKKVASELQANKSLFIIFDEMFRGTNVKDAHEATVEITIAFAAKRNSMFIISSHIVEAGERLQQSPSIGFQFLPTRMNGNVPEYTYTLEPGITADRHGMIIIRNEGILDTLKHGRKRAVQ from the coding sequence ATGTACTTACAAACCGATGAACAAACGATAGAAGATCTGCGGATCTTCGGCAAGCGAGACAGCCAGGGATTGTTCGACCTCTACAATCATTCGCATACCCGCGGCGCAGAAGCAGTATTGAAAGAGATGTTCACCAGGCCATTGAGTGATCAGCAGGAGATCAATCGCAGAAGCGATATCATCAATAGTTTCTCGGGCATGAATATGCGCTTTCCTTTTGAAGGGGCCTTATTCGATATGGCAGAGAAATATCTGCTGGCGGCCGATGAACAGAAAAAGCAGGGCACACAACAGGCCGTGTTGAGTGAAAAAGAGATCAGCAACGGAGTAACGGCATTGATCACACTGGTACAGCAGATCAAAACTTTCATAGAATCGAAGGAAGTTATAGCCATGGCATCCTATACAAGGGAAAGGGAGGCGATTGCCTCCCTCCTCCTCGACCCTGCCTTTGAACCGGTAATGCGCGAACAGCAAAAGTCAAAACTGTCTTATGCGGCTATCACTGCCTATGATCTGCTCTTCCGCCATCGTGAACGAGACAAGATAGAAAGGCTGCTCGCGCAGATCTATCAGCTGGATGTATATCTCTCAGTAGCCAAAGTAGCGCGTGACAGGAAATTCGTATTTCCCAAAGCGTTAGAGAAAGGCAAAAGCATTCTCCGGCTCAAAGGTGTTTATCATCCCGAACTGGCAAAGCCGGTGAGCAATAACTTTTCAATGGATGCTTCACATAACGTGGTGTTTCTCACAGGAGCCAATATGGCGGGAAAATCAACCTTTCTGCGATCCGTAAGCACAGCCGTGTATGTAGCCCATATTGGCTTTCCCGTGGCAGCGGAAGAAATGGAATTCTCTGTGCTCGATGGCATTTACACCACCATCAATCTGCCGGATAACCTGGGCATTGGCGCCAGCCATTTCTATGCAGAAGTGTTGCGTGTGAAGAAAGTGGCATCGGAACTGCAGGCCAACAAATCACTCTTCATTATCTTCGATGAAATGTTCCGCGGCACCAATGTGAAAGATGCGCATGAAGCTACCGTAGAGATCACCATCGCCTTTGCTGCAAAGAGGAATAGCATGTTCATCATCTCTTCTCATATTGTAGAGGCAGGTGAACGATTGCAGCAATCTCCCAGTATTGGGTTCCAGTTCCTGCCTACGCGCATGAACGGCAATGTACCCGAATATACCTATACGTTAGAGCCTGGAATTACGGCAGATCGCCATGGTATGATCATCATACGCAATGAAGGCATCCTGGATACGCTGAAGCATGGCCGTAAACGCGCTGTACAATAA
- a CDS encoding MutS-related protein, with the protein MQFNTDKQTVDELNLLGKFRQGSVYHLFNEVKTRGGEQLLDQMFRNPLLDANSINQRSSIFHFFQQSNLGFSFDVQQLNIMREYLDGGTGKNALATASSMIIQKLLSKLTRDERYKRSVQGLQATIVTLNRCHGVLELLLQLKSPFADRVNQLLQILSDKQLEKLRNTDIYAELSVTTLSQYDHLLKSRFPAEMESLLQFIYELDLYIAVSNVARKKGFTYAKALSAEKNVFQASGLAHPCIDKAIGNNIFMSEDQNVIFLTGANMAGKSTLMKSIGIGIYLAHMGFPVAAKNFEFSVREGIYSSINVADNIGLGYSHFYAEVVRVKQAADAAASGKRLLLMFDELFKGTNVKDAYDGTLAVTEAFAEYQDCLFIVSTHIIEVGEALKETDNIQFRFMPTIMDGARPRYTYVLEEGITEDRQGMMIIRNEGILESLNAGGGS; encoded by the coding sequence ATGCAATTCAATACAGATAAACAAACGGTGGATGAGCTGAACCTGCTGGGAAAATTCAGGCAGGGATCGGTATACCATCTGTTCAATGAAGTCAAAACACGGGGAGGAGAACAATTGCTGGACCAGATGTTCCGCAATCCTTTGCTGGATGCAAACAGCATCAACCAGCGCAGCAGCATATTCCATTTCTTCCAGCAATCGAACCTGGGCTTTTCCTTCGATGTGCAACAACTCAATATCATGCGCGAATACCTGGATGGAGGCACCGGAAAGAATGCATTAGCCACCGCCAGCAGCATGATCATCCAGAAACTGCTCAGCAAGCTCACCCGCGATGAACGGTACAAGAGATCAGTACAGGGATTGCAGGCTACTATCGTTACACTGAATCGCTGCCACGGCGTACTGGAACTGCTGCTGCAATTGAAAAGTCCGTTTGCTGACCGCGTCAACCAGTTGCTTCAGATACTTTCCGATAAACAACTGGAAAAACTGCGCAATACGGATATCTATGCAGAGCTCTCCGTTACTACCCTTTCGCAATACGATCACCTGCTGAAGAGCCGGTTCCCTGCTGAAATGGAAAGCCTCCTGCAATTCATTTACGAACTGGACCTGTACATTGCCGTTAGTAATGTTGCGCGAAAGAAAGGATTCACCTATGCAAAGGCCCTGTCAGCTGAAAAAAATGTTTTCCAGGCATCCGGTCTGGCGCATCCCTGCATCGATAAAGCGATTGGAAATAATATCTTCATGAGTGAAGACCAGAATGTGATCTTCCTCACCGGAGCGAACATGGCGGGGAAATCCACCTTGATGAAATCCATCGGCATAGGTATCTACCTCGCTCACATGGGATTCCCGGTAGCTGCAAAGAACTTTGAGTTTTCTGTGCGTGAAGGCATATATTCATCTATCAACGTAGCGGACAATATCGGTCTTGGTTACAGCCATTTCTATGCAGAAGTAGTGCGCGTGAAGCAGGCTGCTGATGCAGCCGCCAGTGGCAAAAGATTATTATTGATGTTCGATGAATTGTTCAAAGGAACGAATGTGAAAGACGCTTACGATGGCACGCTGGCAGTAACGGAAGCTTTTGCCGAATACCAGGATTGCCTCTTCATCGTATCCACGCATATCATTGAAGTGGGTGAAGCATTGAAAGAAACGGACAATATACAATTCAGGTTCATGCCTACCATCATGGATGGAGCCAGACCCCGGTATACTTATGTCCTTGAAGAAGGAATCACCGAAGACAGGCAAGGGATGATGATCATCAGGAATGAAGGCATTCTGGAATCATTGAACGCAGGAGGGGGCTCTTAA
- a CDS encoding MBL fold metallo-hydrolase, producing the protein MLIFLTLILVLALITVVYIQQPQFGKHPEGARLALIEKSPHYKDGRFRNLVEKPTISEGYSMMGEIYKILFKTYPSRQPVDSLPSVKTDLRQLPLDSNLAVWMGHSTIYLQVNGKRILVDPVFSGKASPLPWGVKAFKGSNIYSAADMPEIDYLIISHDHYDHLDYESIVQLKDKVKQVICGLGVGAHFEYWGYDSSHIIEKDWYQKVEIDTNFVIHTEPTHHDSGRGFARGRTLWMSYLIQTPEMKIYISGDGGYDTRFAEIGKKYGPIDWAIIEDGQYDKAWQSVHNLPEEVSQAAIDLQARNVIPVHHSKFTLGKHPWTEPLERITALSEGKSYKLQTPMIGQPVILTDSTQSFQQWWKGIN; encoded by the coding sequence ATGCTCATCTTTTTAACGCTGATACTCGTATTGGCATTGATCACAGTTGTATATATCCAGCAACCTCAATTCGGAAAACATCCCGAAGGTGCAAGACTGGCATTGATAGAAAAATCACCACATTACAAGGACGGACGTTTCCGCAATCTCGTAGAGAAGCCTACTATCAGTGAAGGCTATTCGATGATGGGAGAGATTTACAAGATCCTGTTCAAAACATATCCATCCCGCCAACCGGTGGATTCCCTGCCTTCTGTGAAAACAGACCTGAGGCAATTGCCGTTGGATAGTAACCTGGCCGTTTGGATGGGGCATTCAACTATCTATTTGCAGGTAAATGGAAAACGGATCCTGGTGGATCCGGTCTTCAGTGGAAAAGCGTCGCCGTTGCCCTGGGGAGTGAAAGCATTCAAAGGAAGTAATATTTATTCGGCGGCCGATATGCCGGAGATCGATTATCTCATTATCTCCCATGACCACTATGATCACCTGGACTATGAATCCATTGTACAACTGAAAGATAAAGTGAAGCAGGTGATCTGCGGACTGGGAGTGGGTGCGCATTTCGAATACTGGGGTTATGATTCCAGCCACATCATCGAAAAAGACTGGTATCAAAAAGTGGAAATCGATACAAACTTCGTGATCCATACGGAGCCTACGCACCACGATTCAGGCAGAGGTTTCGCCAGGGGCAGAACACTCTGGATGTCTTACCTGATCCAGACTCCCGAAATGAAGATCTATATCAGTGGAGACGGAGGCTATGATACCCGCTTTGCCGAGATCGGAAAGAAATACGGTCCAATCGATTGGGCCATCATCGAAGATGGTCAGTACGATAAAGCCTGGCAGTCTGTGCACAATCTTCCTGAAGAAGTGAGCCAGGCCGCCATTGATCTGCAGGCAAGGAATGTGATCCCTGTACACCATTCCAAGTTCACACTTGGCAAGCATCCCTGGACCGAGCCACTGGAAAGGATCACAGCGCTTTCAGAAGGTAAATCGTACAAATTGCAGACGCCCATGATAGGGCAGCCCGTGATCCTTACCGACAGCACGCAATCCTTTCAGCAATGGTGGAAGGGGATCAATTAA
- a CDS encoding SMI1/KNR4 family protein, with the protein MTDINKQFFEAFMLIDINRMLNVEECPAAMKGGKNERGWNEWKAIPGNLSVDLYYDLEKEFNVLLPESFINWHRSHFFMNAETQILRLPISHPDQPLKHLREIWEWVIPEKLIPQKLYPFGSEGNDTGPFVFDGRKPVAHNEFPVRVYDHEYFGDLKGLSPVIFSSFTKLLECQIHFTTELNKDRNDYEIIPEFFRIDPEGAGKTGKEYWNGWAGMMKVNADDLAAENDE; encoded by the coding sequence ATGACTGATATCAACAAACAATTCTTCGAAGCTTTCATGTTGATAGACATCAATAGAATGCTGAATGTGGAAGAATGTCCGGCTGCAATGAAAGGAGGAAAAAACGAGCGGGGGTGGAATGAATGGAAAGCGATTCCCGGAAATTTGTCAGTTGATCTGTATTATGACCTGGAAAAAGAATTCAATGTATTATTACCGGAGAGTTTTATCAACTGGCACCGGTCTCATTTCTTCATGAATGCGGAAACGCAGATACTCAGACTTCCCATTTCCCATCCTGATCAGCCATTGAAACATCTGCGTGAAATTTGGGAATGGGTAATACCTGAAAAGTTGATCCCTCAGAAACTCTACCCCTTCGGCAGTGAAGGGAATGATACTGGGCCATTTGTCTTTGATGGACGAAAACCTGTTGCGCACAACGAATTCCCAGTCCGTGTTTATGATCATGAATATTTCGGGGATCTGAAAGGTCTCAGTCCCGTGATCTTTTCTTCCTTCACCAAATTGCTGGAATGCCAGATCCATTTTACGACTGAATTGAATAAGGATCGTAATGATTATGAGATCATCCCTGAATTTTTCAGGATCGATCCGGAGGGAGCCGGTAAAACAGGAAAAGAATACTGGAATGGCTGGGCCGGCATGATGAAAGTCAATGCCGATGATCTGGCTGCCGAAAATGATGAATGA
- the rdgB gene encoding RdgB/HAM1 family non-canonical purine NTP pyrophosphatase, with the protein MIRIVFATNNANKVTEMQAAIGGSLEVVSLKAAGINIDIPEPHDTLDANASEKSNVIHQLTGENCFSEDTGLEIDALNGEPGVKSARYAGEDKAFDKNIDKVLTKMGDTEKRSARFRTVISLIWNEKEYLFEGICEGRILSARQGSGGFGYDPIFIPEGGNRSFAEMSIAEKNQYSHRRKAADKLVLFLQNETQSASERS; encoded by the coding sequence ATGATCAGGATCGTATTTGCCACTAATAATGCCAATAAGGTCACCGAAATGCAGGCTGCCATCGGCGGTTCGCTGGAAGTGGTGAGCCTGAAAGCTGCAGGTATCAATATCGATATTCCCGAACCTCACGATACTTTGGATGCCAATGCATCTGAAAAATCCAACGTCATCCACCAGCTCACAGGTGAAAACTGTTTCAGTGAAGATACCGGTCTTGAGATCGACGCCCTCAACGGAGAGCCCGGCGTGAAAAGCGCCAGGTATGCGGGGGAAGACAAAGCCTTTGATAAGAATATCGACAAAGTGTTGACTAAAATGGGCGATACAGAAAAGCGTTCAGCCCGTTTCCGTACAGTTATCTCCCTCATCTGGAATGAAAAAGAATATCTCTTTGAAGGAATTTGTGAAGGCCGCATCCTGAGTGCCCGCCAGGGCAGTGGTGGTTTCGGGTATGATCCCATCTTTATACCTGAAGGAGGCAACCGTAGCTTTGCTGAAATGAGTATTGCTGAAAAGAACCAGTACAGCCATCGCCGCAAGGCAGCCGATAAGTTGGTTTTATTTTTGCAAAACGAAACACAGTCCGCTTCTGAGCGTTCATAA
- a CDS encoding RNA polymerase sigma factor, which produces MSNKSNYNITESDLIKGAVAGDRRMQEELYNRFSPKMYAVCLRYANNSNDAQDLLQEGFIKVFRNLHRFRAEGSFEGWMRRVFVNTSIEYFRKKSAQLSSVSEKEENTIEDSDISALDQLAEKDIIAIIQELSPGYRTVFNLYVVEGYSHREIGEMLGISEGTSKSQLARAKSLLQKRSVNI; this is translated from the coding sequence TTGAGTAACAAAAGCAACTATAACATTACCGAATCCGACTTAATAAAGGGAGCAGTGGCCGGTGACAGGCGCATGCAGGAGGAATTGTACAACAGGTTTTCACCAAAGATGTACGCTGTATGCCTGCGATATGCCAATAACAGCAATGATGCACAGGACTTGCTCCAGGAAGGATTCATCAAGGTGTTCAGGAATCTTCACAGGTTCCGGGCCGAAGGTTCTTTTGAAGGATGGATGAGAAGGGTTTTCGTGAACACCTCCATCGAGTATTTCAGGAAGAAGTCGGCACAACTCTCCAGTGTAAGCGAAAAAGAAGAGAATACGATTGAGGACAGCGATATTTCCGCCCTGGACCAATTGGCGGAAAAAGATATCATTGCCATCATCCAGGAATTGAGTCCCGGATATCGCACTGTTTTCAACCTGTATGTTGTGGAAGGATATTCACACCGGGAGATCGGCGAAATGCTGGGCATCAGCGAAGGCACCAGTAAGAGCCAGCTCGCAAGAGCAAAATCACTGTTACAAAAAAGATCAGTCAATATTTAA
- a CDS encoding acyl-CoA thioesterase, whose protein sequence is MPRIKIDLPSDFAFTSVIPVRITDLNYGNHVGNDTILSLIHESRVQYLHSLGYGELNFAGAGLIMADVGIEYKAELHYGDVVRASVAAGDFSKISFDLYYKLEKEENGKTILVAAAKTGMVCFDYEKKKVTALPAEAREKLETK, encoded by the coding sequence ATGCCACGCATCAAGATCGATCTGCCCTCTGATTTCGCTTTTACTTCGGTTATACCTGTACGTATTACAGACCTCAACTATGGCAATCATGTTGGCAATGATACCATCCTCTCCCTCATTCACGAATCACGCGTTCAATATCTTCACTCCCTCGGATACGGAGAACTGAACTTTGCAGGCGCCGGCCTGATCATGGCCGATGTTGGGATCGAATACAAAGCAGAGCTGCATTATGGCGATGTAGTACGCGCTTCTGTAGCAGCCGGCGATTTCTCAAAAATTTCATTCGACCTTTATTACAAACTGGAAAAAGAAGAAAACGGAAAAACAATACTGGTGGCCGCAGCCAAAACAGGCATGGTTTGTTTCGATTATGAAAAGAAGAAAGTAACGGCGCTTCCTGCTGAAGCCCGCGAAAAACTTGAAACGAAGTAA